A region of Paraburkholderia sp. BL23I1N1 DNA encodes the following proteins:
- the cobA gene encoding uroporphyrinogen-III C-methyltransferase, translated as MSRAWLIGAGPGDVELMTLKATRALAQADVVLVDDLVNPDVLQFARADAQVVYVGKRGGHPSTPQDGIVAQMLEHAKAGRSVARLKGGDPFVFGRGGEEQQALRAAGISVEVINGITAGIAAPAAIGIPVTHRDYAQGVVFVTGHGAGSGEPDWAALVATRMTLVIYMGMRRLNDIAGALLAAGMSADTPCAAIESATRPEQRHALAQLGEFANAVSRAGLGSPAIVVIGGVASLALARDAVKTGAVGALDTQ; from the coding sequence ATGAGCCGCGCCTGGCTGATCGGCGCTGGCCCCGGCGATGTCGAACTGATGACGCTCAAGGCAACGCGCGCTCTCGCGCAAGCCGATGTGGTGCTGGTCGACGATCTGGTGAACCCCGACGTGCTGCAGTTCGCGCGCGCCGATGCGCAGGTCGTGTACGTCGGCAAACGTGGCGGGCATCCGTCGACGCCGCAGGACGGCATCGTCGCGCAGATGCTCGAGCACGCCAAGGCCGGGCGCAGCGTCGCGCGTTTGAAAGGCGGCGATCCGTTCGTGTTCGGCCGTGGTGGCGAAGAACAGCAGGCGCTGCGTGCAGCGGGCATTAGCGTGGAGGTGATCAACGGCATCACCGCCGGGATTGCGGCGCCCGCGGCAATCGGTATTCCCGTGACGCATCGCGATTACGCGCAAGGCGTGGTGTTCGTCACCGGACACGGCGCCGGCAGCGGCGAACCGGACTGGGCCGCGCTCGTTGCCACACGCATGACGCTAGTGATTTACATGGGCATGCGTCGGCTGAACGATATCGCCGGTGCGTTGCTCGCCGCCGGCATGAGCGCCGACACACCGTGTGCGGCGATCGAATCGGCCACGCGTCCCGAGCAACGGCATGCGCTTGCGCAACTCGGCGAGTTCGCGAATGCGGTCTCGCGCGCCGGACTCGGCTCGCCGGCGATCGTGGTGATCGGTGGCGTGGCGTCGCTGGCTTTGGCGCGGGATGCTGTGAAAACTGGTGCGGTCGGCGCGCTGGACACGCAATGA
- a CDS encoding cobyrinate a,c-diamide synthase: MSEGTSVVACPALFISAPASGQGKTTITAGLARYHRRLGRRVRVFKTGPDFLDPMILTRASGAPVLSLDLWMVGESACRNLLAQAAAEADLILIEGVMGLFDGTPSSADLATTFGVPVLAVISAKAMAQTFGAVAFGLAQFRPQLPFYGVLANRVGSPRHAQMLEEALPPALRWCGAISGDDEIELPDRHLGLHQAAEIADLDTRLDRAADALAHTALAELPPPVEFSVRAPEALPQLLQGKRIAIARDAAFSFIYPANVTLLEALGAQVDYFSPLADEALPEHADALYLPGGYPELHAPLLAGNTRSAATIRAHAAAGKPVVAECGGMLYLLDRLTDTHGVSTPMLGLLPGHATMQTRFTALGMQQIDSLHGPMTGHTFHYSKLTTPLTPLRSATRPHGDAPGEAVFRAGSIVATYMHAYWPSNPAFTAALFHGEAF; this comes from the coding sequence ATGTCGGAGGGGACTTCCGTCGTAGCCTGCCCCGCCCTGTTCATTAGCGCGCCCGCGTCGGGTCAAGGCAAGACCACGATCACCGCGGGTCTCGCGCGCTACCACCGGCGGCTGGGCCGGCGCGTGCGCGTGTTCAAGACGGGCCCCGACTTTCTCGACCCGATGATCCTGACGCGTGCCAGCGGCGCGCCGGTCCTATCGCTCGATCTGTGGATGGTGGGCGAGTCGGCCTGCCGGAACCTGCTCGCGCAAGCGGCGGCTGAAGCGGATCTGATCCTGATCGAGGGCGTGATGGGTCTGTTCGACGGCACGCCGAGCAGCGCGGATCTGGCAACCACGTTCGGCGTGCCGGTGCTCGCGGTGATATCAGCGAAAGCGATGGCACAGACCTTCGGCGCGGTCGCCTTCGGCCTCGCGCAATTCAGGCCGCAGTTGCCGTTTTACGGTGTGCTCGCCAATCGCGTTGGCTCGCCAAGGCACGCGCAGATGCTCGAAGAGGCATTGCCGCCGGCGCTGCGCTGGTGTGGAGCCATCAGCGGCGACGACGAAATCGAGTTGCCCGATCGTCATCTTGGCTTGCACCAGGCCGCGGAGATCGCCGATCTGGACACGCGTCTGGATCGCGCCGCCGATGCGCTCGCGCACACCGCGCTGGCTGAATTACCGCCGCCAGTCGAATTCAGCGTGCGCGCACCGGAGGCACTGCCGCAGCTTCTGCAAGGCAAGCGCATTGCCATTGCGCGCGATGCCGCGTTCTCCTTCATCTATCCGGCCAACGTCACGCTATTAGAAGCGCTCGGCGCGCAGGTCGACTATTTCTCGCCGCTCGCCGACGAAGCCCTGCCGGAGCACGCCGACGCCTTATACCTGCCAGGCGGCTATCCCGAACTGCACGCGCCCTTGCTGGCGGGCAACACGCGCAGCGCCGCCACGATTCGCGCGCACGCGGCCGCCGGCAAACCGGTCGTCGCCGAATGCGGCGGTATGCTCTATCTGCTCGACCGGCTCACCGACACGCACGGCGTCAGCACGCCGATGCTCGGCCTGCTGCCCGGTCATGCCACAATGCAAACGCGCTTCACCGCGCTCGGCATGCAACAGATCGACAGTCTGCACGGTCCTATGACCGGCCACACGTTTCATTACTCGAAGCTGACAACGCCGCTCACGCCGCTGCGTTCAGCCACCCGGCCACACGGCGATGCCCCCGGCGAGGCCGTATTTCGCGCCGGGTCGATCGTGGCGACGTATATGCATGCTTATTGGCCCTCCAACCCGGCCTTCACGGCCGCCCTGTTCCATGGCGAAGCCTTTTAA
- the cobO gene encoding cob(I)yrinic acid a,c-diamide adenosyltransferase, whose translation MKTDPESHQRMTERRREGHEKKQASATVEKGLLIVNTGTGKGKTTAAFGMAVRVLGHGMRLGVVQFIKGALHTSERDFLGAIANCDFVTMGDGYTWNTQNRDADIATARKGWAEARRMIESGDYQMVILDELNTVLKYEYLPLDEVLSVLNARAEMLHVVVTGRHAPDALIEAADLVTEMRIVKHPYREQGVKAQRGVEF comes from the coding sequence ATGAAGACCGATCCCGAATCGCATCAACGCATGACCGAACGCCGGCGCGAAGGCCACGAGAAAAAACAGGCTAGCGCCACCGTCGAAAAAGGCCTGCTGATCGTCAACACCGGCACCGGTAAAGGCAAGACCACCGCCGCCTTCGGCATGGCCGTGCGCGTGCTTGGACACGGCATGCGCCTCGGCGTCGTGCAATTCATCAAAGGCGCGCTGCACACCTCGGAGCGCGACTTCCTCGGTGCAATCGCCAATTGCGACTTCGTCACGATGGGCGACGGCTACACCTGGAACACCCAGAATCGCGACGCCGACATCGCCACCGCGCGCAAAGGCTGGGCCGAAGCACGCCGGATGATCGAGAGCGGCGACTATCAGATGGTGATCCTCGACGAACTCAACACGGTGCTGAAGTACGAATACCTGCCGCTCGACGAAGTGCTGTCCGTGCTGAACGCGCGCGCGGAGATGCTGCACGTGGTGGTGACCGGCCGTCATGCGCCCGACGCGCTGATCGAAGCCGCCGACCTCGTCACCGAAATGCGCATCGTCAAGCACCCGTATCGCGAGCAAGGCGTGAAAGCGCAGCGCGGCGTGGAGTTCTGA
- the cobW gene encoding cobalamin biosynthesis protein CobW, with protein MQTQMRKIPVTIVTGFLGSGKTTLLRHILQHAGGKRIAVIVNEFGELGIDGEILKGCGIGCDENGVETEGQLYELANGCLCCTVQEEFFPVMEKLVERREQIDHVLIETSGLALPKPLVQAFNWPQIKNSFTVDAVVTVVDGPAAASGQFADNPVAVDAQRKADPNLDHESPLHELFEDQLSAADLVILNKTDLLDESHQAAVEAVIREEIPPQVKIVRAQMGQLDLHTLLGLEAASEETIHLRHDHHGSAEDADHHHDEFDSVVVHANVASREAVIAALQGLVETNTIYRVKGFAALPGAAMRLVIQGVGRRFDSYFDRRWQAGEAGEGQQSRFVLIGEDIDQAALQHAFDAALGAVANAQPQQA; from the coding sequence ATGCAAACTCAAATGCGCAAGATCCCCGTCACCATCGTCACGGGCTTTCTCGGCAGCGGCAAGACCACCCTGCTGCGGCACATTCTTCAGCATGCGGGCGGCAAGCGCATCGCGGTGATCGTCAACGAGTTCGGCGAACTCGGCATCGACGGGGAAATCCTCAAGGGCTGCGGCATCGGCTGCGATGAAAACGGCGTCGAAACTGAAGGCCAACTGTATGAACTCGCGAACGGCTGTCTGTGCTGCACCGTGCAGGAAGAGTTTTTCCCGGTGATGGAAAAGTTGGTTGAGCGCCGCGAGCAGATCGATCACGTGCTGATCGAAACCTCCGGTCTCGCGTTGCCGAAGCCGCTGGTACAGGCGTTCAACTGGCCGCAGATCAAAAACAGCTTTACCGTCGACGCAGTCGTCACCGTGGTTGACGGCCCGGCTGCGGCGAGCGGCCAGTTCGCCGACAATCCGGTCGCCGTGGATGCGCAGCGCAAGGCCGATCCGAATCTCGATCACGAATCGCCGCTGCACGAATTGTTCGAAGATCAATTATCGGCAGCCGATCTGGTGATTCTGAACAAGACGGATTTGCTCGACGAATCGCATCAAGCGGCTGTCGAAGCCGTCATCCGCGAAGAAATTCCGCCTCAAGTGAAGATCGTGCGCGCGCAGATGGGCCAGCTCGATCTGCATACGTTGCTGGGTCTCGAAGCGGCTTCTGAAGAAACGATCCACTTGCGCCACGATCACCACGGTTCGGCTGAGGATGCCGATCACCATCACGACGAATTCGATTCGGTCGTGGTGCACGCGAATGTTGCGTCGCGCGAGGCTGTGATCGCAGCGTTGCAAGGGCTTGTCGAAACGAACACGATTTACCGCGTCAAAGGTTTCGCGGCGTTGCCGGGCGCGGCGATGCGTCTGGTGATCCAGGGCGTGGGCCGACGTTTCGATAGTTACTTCGACCGGCGCTGGCAGGCGGGCGAAGCTGGCGAAGGGCAGCAAAGCCGCTTCGTCCTGATCGGCGAGGACATCGACCAGGCCGCGCTGCAACACGCATTCGACGCCGCCTTGGGCGCCGTGGCGAACGCCCAGCCGCAACAGGCGTAA
- the cobN gene encoding cobaltochelatase subunit CobN: MHLLRTTPGGFVDDTQGVIRIDQRPADIVVLSSADTTLSLLASVFPRLGEGFPSVRLANVTYLRQPASVDFYVEDVLQHARVVVVDHLGGEAYWPYGIEQVVALAERKQQTLAMFSGDLQEDPNLLARSTADADLCHQLWRYLREGGPKNAEAFLRCIAYRSLGWGREPAPPRALPAATLYHPERDTPTVADWQARWRRGAPVAAILFYKAHLQAANTVVFDALIDALEAQGLNPLPIAITSLKDAMSRDVVQQLCAQHDVALVLNTTAFAAFAIDDPEPLALAGDAPVMQVILSGGNREDWVKDNQGLNSRDIAMHIALPEVDGRIITRAISFKGLAYRCPHTEVDVVRYQPDLERVGFLAELSRRWCRLRTLDNTQKKLALILANYPMSEGRIGNGVGLDTPASVVGILSMLRDGGYRLGDLAADGDALLKKLTEGVTNDPVVRDLRPALQSLALDDYLVYFNALPAEARHALNGRWGSPEQDPTLRRGRFMIAGWRCGQVFVGIQPSRSREQGDYASYHDAELVPPHAYLAFYFWLRHQFGIDAVVHVGKHGNLEWLPGKSVALSDACWPDLILGPMPHLYPFIVNDPGEGSQAKRRAQAVIIDHLMPPLTRAETYGPLQDLERQVDEYYEALMVDPRRSKLLRRTILAAIVEHKLHHELSFTEPNGQDDEDALLTRVDAWLCELKEAQIRDGLHTFGQSPAGVQRRDTLLALGRFPVGDGQGGKAGLIDALARDLQMDHLFDPLSVDWSAAWEGPRPDVLQQVSDAPWRHCGDTRERLELLAAEMLRGVCGDETSDTAPASGALPQAERVIERLRNDVLPRLDACGPQEMLNLKRGLEGRFVPPGPSGSPSRGRPDVLPTGRNFYSVDTRAIPTQAAWSLGLKSAQQLIERHLQEKGDYPRAIGLSVWGTATMRTGGDDVAQALALLGVRPKWAPGSHRVTDFEIMPIEVFDRPRIDVTLRVSGFFRDAFANVMHLFDAAVQAVAELDEPEDLNPIRARVLRERDALIARGMDATEARKRAGWRVFSARPGAYGAGLQDMIDSQQWQTDADLANAYQAWGGYAYAQKSAGEEARHAFGTRLAAMDVVLQNQDNREHDLLDSNDYYQFQGGMAAAVRHLAGDQPQIYHADHSNPAAPRVRTLHEEIARVIRSRVVNPKWLDGVKRHGYKGAAEIAATVDYLYGYDATARMIADHQYALVTDAYLNDADTREFLQRHNPHAMHSICERLLEAMQRGLWQAPGDYRAQVEQHLLASEQQIEGMQT; the protein is encoded by the coding sequence ATGCATCTGCTGCGCACCACGCCGGGCGGTTTTGTCGACGATACGCAAGGCGTGATCCGTATTGATCAGCGGCCCGCCGATATCGTGGTGCTCAGTTCCGCCGATACCACGCTGTCGCTGCTCGCGAGCGTGTTTCCTCGTCTGGGCGAGGGGTTTCCGAGCGTGCGGCTCGCGAACGTCACGTATTTGCGGCAGCCGGCCTCGGTCGATTTCTACGTCGAAGACGTGTTGCAGCATGCGCGTGTCGTGGTGGTCGATCATCTCGGCGGTGAGGCGTACTGGCCGTACGGAATCGAACAGGTGGTCGCCCTCGCCGAACGCAAGCAGCAGACGCTCGCGATGTTCTCCGGCGATCTGCAGGAAGATCCGAACCTGCTCGCGCGCAGTACCGCGGACGCCGATCTGTGTCATCAGCTATGGCGCTATCTGCGTGAAGGCGGCCCGAAGAATGCCGAGGCGTTTCTGCGCTGCATCGCGTACCGCTCGCTTGGCTGGGGGCGCGAGCCTGCGCCGCCGCGCGCACTGCCTGCCGCCACGCTCTACCATCCCGAACGCGATACGCCGACGGTGGCCGACTGGCAGGCGCGCTGGCGTCGGGGCGCGCCGGTCGCTGCAATTCTGTTCTACAAGGCGCATCTGCAAGCGGCTAATACAGTCGTGTTCGACGCCCTTATCGATGCGCTCGAAGCACAAGGGCTAAATCCGCTGCCGATCGCGATTACCTCGCTGAAAGACGCGATGAGCCGCGACGTTGTGCAACAGTTATGCGCGCAGCACGACGTCGCGCTGGTGCTGAATACAACCGCATTCGCTGCGTTCGCCATCGACGATCCCGAACCGCTCGCGCTCGCCGGCGACGCACCGGTGATGCAGGTGATCCTGAGCGGCGGCAATCGCGAAGATTGGGTCAAGGACAATCAAGGCCTCAACTCGCGCGACATCGCCATGCATATCGCGCTGCCTGAAGTGGACGGACGCATCATCACGCGGGCGATCAGCTTCAAGGGCCTCGCCTATCGCTGCCCGCACACCGAAGTCGATGTGGTCCGCTATCAACCGGACCTCGAACGCGTCGGTTTTCTGGCCGAACTGAGCCGCCGCTGGTGCCGCCTGCGCACGCTCGACAACACGCAGAAGAAACTCGCGCTGATCCTCGCCAACTATCCGATGAGCGAAGGGCGGATCGGCAATGGCGTGGGGCTCGATACGCCGGCATCGGTGGTCGGCATTCTGTCCATGCTGCGCGATGGGGGTTACCGGTTAGGCGATTTGGCCGCCGATGGCGACGCGCTGTTGAAGAAACTGACCGAAGGCGTGACCAATGATCCGGTTGTACGTGACTTGCGGCCGGCGTTGCAAAGCCTCGCACTCGACGACTATCTCGTGTATTTCAACGCGTTGCCCGCGGAAGCCCGCCATGCGCTGAACGGACGCTGGGGTTCGCCCGAGCAGGATCCGACGTTGCGGCGCGGCCGCTTCATGATCGCGGGGTGGCGCTGCGGCCAGGTGTTCGTCGGTATTCAGCCTTCGCGCTCGCGCGAGCAGGGCGATTACGCGAGCTATCACGACGCTGAACTCGTGCCGCCTCATGCGTATCTGGCGTTCTATTTCTGGCTGCGTCATCAATTCGGCATCGACGCGGTCGTACATGTTGGCAAGCACGGCAATCTCGAATGGCTGCCGGGCAAGAGCGTCGCGTTGAGCGATGCCTGCTGGCCCGATCTGATTCTGGGGCCGATGCCGCATCTGTATCCGTTCATCGTCAACGATCCGGGCGAGGGCAGTCAGGCGAAGCGCCGCGCGCAGGCTGTAATCATCGATCACCTGATGCCGCCGCTCACGCGCGCCGAAACGTACGGGCCGTTGCAGGACCTCGAACGCCAGGTCGACGAATACTATGAAGCGCTGATGGTCGATCCGCGCCGCTCGAAGCTGTTGAGGCGCACCATTCTTGCGGCGATCGTCGAACATAAGCTGCATCACGAGCTCAGTTTCACGGAACCGAACGGCCAGGACGATGAAGACGCGCTGCTGACGCGCGTCGATGCCTGGCTGTGCGAGTTGAAGGAGGCGCAGATTCGCGATGGGTTGCACACGTTTGGGCAATCGCCCGCCGGAGTGCAGCGGCGCGATACGTTGCTGGCTTTGGGACGCTTTCCGGTCGGCGATGGCCAGGGCGGCAAGGCCGGTTTGATCGATGCGTTGGCGCGCGATTTGCAAATGGATCATCTGTTCGACCCGCTGTCGGTGGATTGGTCGGCGGCGTGGGAGGGTCCTCGTCCTGACGTGTTGCAGCAGGTGAGCGACGCGCCGTGGCGACACTGTGGCGATACACGCGAGCGTTTGGAGCTGCTGGCGGCCGAGATGTTGCGTGGCGTGTGTGGTGATGAAACATCCGACACGGCGCCCGCGAGCGGGGCGTTGCCCCAGGCCGAACGTGTGATCGAACGCCTGCGTAACGACGTCTTGCCGCGGCTCGACGCTTGCGGTCCGCAGGAAATGCTGAACCTGAAGCGCGGCCTCGAAGGGCGGTTCGTGCCGCCGGGTCCGAGCGGTTCGCCTTCGCGTGGACGGCCCGACGTGCTGCCCACCGGCCGCAACTTCTATTCGGTCGATACGCGCGCCATTCCGACGCAAGCGGCGTGGTCGCTCGGTTTGAAATCCGCGCAGCAATTGATCGAACGGCATTTGCAGGAAAAAGGCGACTATCCGCGCGCAATCGGGCTCTCGGTATGGGGCACCGCAACCATGCGCACCGGCGGCGACGACGTCGCCCAGGCACTCGCTTTACTCGGCGTGCGGCCGAAGTGGGCGCCTGGCAGTCATCGCGTCACCGACTTCGAGATCATGCCGATCGAGGTATTCGACCGGCCCCGCATCGACGTCACGTTGCGCGTGTCCGGCTTTTTCCGCGATGCCTTCGCGAACGTGATGCATCTGTTCGATGCTGCCGTGCAGGCGGTGGCCGAACTCGACGAGCCCGAAGACCTGAACCCGATCCGCGCACGCGTGCTGCGCGAACGCGACGCGCTGATTGCGCGCGGCATGGACGCCACCGAGGCACGCAAGCGCGCCGGATGGCGCGTGTTCAGTGCGCGACCCGGCGCGTATGGCGCGGGCTTACAGGACATGATCGACTCGCAGCAGTGGCAAACCGACGCCGATCTCGCGAACGCCTATCAGGCGTGGGGCGGATACGCGTACGCGCAGAAAAGCGCCGGCGAAGAAGCGCGCCATGCATTCGGCACGCGTCTCGCCGCGATGGACGTCGTGCTGCAGAACCAGGACAACCGCGAGCACGACCTGCTCGATTCGAACGACTATTACCAGTTCCAGGGCGGCATGGCCGCGGCAGTGCGGCACCTGGCGGGCGATCAGCCTCAGATCTATCACGCCGATCACAGCAACCCGGCCGCGCCGCGCGTGCGTACGCTGCATGAAGAGATCGCGCGTGTGATCCGCTCGCGGGTGGTCAATCCGAAATGGCTCGACGGCGTGAAGCGTCACGGCTACAAAGGCGCCGCCGAAATCGCCGCGACGGTCGACTATCTCTACGGCTACGATGCAACCGCGCGCATGATCGCCGATCATCAATATGCGCTTGTCACCGATGCTTATCTGAACGACGCCGATACGCGCGAGTTCTTGCAGCGGCACAATCCGCACGCCATGCATTCGATCTGCGAGCGTCTGCTCGAAGCGATGCAGCGCGGATTGTGGCAGGCGCCCGGCGACTATCGCGCGCAAGTTGAACAGCATCTGCTTGCGAGCGAGCAGCAGATCGAAGGAATGCAAACATGA
- a CDS encoding flagellar brake protein — MENPAEARAEAQPEPQAAAQAAAPSLTPEAIPVGAPLPWPIADSDGTLLFASGTILATTDERKFLFDNFHPHRGDLLNTGTQPEFQPDHHPADTTGSLTLKDMHLTIGALIGVRSQLGSGAPMHPCRIIGFAPNHALFVTPPLQDGRILPLSLGENIEIVAIASHAVFRFVCTVEAVCRAPFDYVVLSKPGVIRRLRERKSIRVHAHLAVRFGIGEAGNSYEGLGLARSISALGMSLTTSWTLGAVGERLRVAFCLKSAELQTEIETTVIIRNVQKGSAPGEPSTHGLELDQLDVAQQMAMKVFVFDRQDDVQYWSNGLK, encoded by the coding sequence ATGGAAAACCCAGCAGAAGCCCGCGCCGAAGCCCAGCCAGAACCGCAAGCAGCGGCCCAAGCCGCAGCCCCATCCCTGACACCAGAAGCCATCCCAGTAGGCGCCCCTCTCCCCTGGCCAATCGCAGACTCCGACGGCACCCTCCTCTTCGCCAGCGGCACCATCCTGGCGACCACGGACGAGCGCAAATTCCTGTTCGACAATTTCCACCCGCACCGCGGCGACCTGCTAAACACAGGCACGCAACCAGAATTCCAACCCGACCACCACCCCGCCGACACCACCGGCAGCCTCACATTAAAGGACATGCACCTGACCATAGGTGCGCTAATCGGCGTGCGCTCCCAGCTCGGCAGCGGCGCCCCGATGCATCCATGCCGCATCATCGGCTTCGCGCCCAACCACGCGCTCTTCGTCACACCGCCACTGCAAGATGGCCGCATCCTCCCGCTAAGTCTCGGTGAAAACATCGAGATCGTCGCCATCGCGAGCCACGCCGTGTTTCGTTTCGTCTGCACGGTCGAGGCCGTGTGCCGCGCCCCGTTCGACTACGTGGTCCTGTCGAAACCCGGTGTGATCCGCCGCCTGCGCGAACGCAAGTCGATCCGCGTCCATGCGCATCTCGCGGTGCGCTTCGGCATCGGCGAAGCGGGCAATTCATATGAAGGTCTGGGCCTCGCCAGAAGCATCAGCGCACTCGGCATGTCGCTGACCACCTCGTGGACACTGGGCGCAGTGGGCGAACGGCTGCGTGTCGCCTTCTGCCTCAAATCGGCGGAGCTGCAAACCGAGATCGAAACGACCGTCATCATCCGCAATGTGCAAAAAGGCAGCGCGCCGGGTGAGCCGTCGACCCATGGCCTCGAACTCGATCAACTCGACGTCGCGCAGCAGATGGCGATGAAAGTCTTCGTCTTCGACCGGCAAGACGATGTGCAGTACTGGTCCAACGGTTTGAAATAA
- a CDS encoding VWA domain-containing protein — protein sequence MQGAPGKRIAWLPTLTAKRRDTLRAEHLRFVHEAPQGGVLHCFVLDCSGSMLGGQRLALAKGLLITLFDRTSAARAEAALVCFGGAGADLRFGPAVPRWWNERWLRPVGGGGGTPLASGVRRAAQVLERSARRKPAQQRWLWILTDGRSGDQPARPSHADEVVFVDFEWGAIRLGRCHALADAWGAALFTPDELIA from the coding sequence TTGCAAGGTGCGCCGGGCAAACGCATTGCATGGCTGCCGACGCTCACGGCGAAGCGCCGGGATACGCTGCGCGCCGAGCATCTGCGTTTCGTGCACGAGGCGCCGCAAGGCGGTGTGCTGCATTGTTTCGTGCTCGATTGTTCCGGTTCCATGCTTGGCGGGCAGCGCCTTGCACTCGCCAAGGGTCTGCTGATTACGTTGTTCGACCGCACAAGCGCCGCGCGCGCCGAGGCGGCGCTGGTGTGTTTTGGCGGTGCCGGCGCCGATCTGCGTTTCGGCCCCGCTGTGCCGCGCTGGTGGAACGAGCGGTGGCTGCGGCCGGTGGGCGGAGGCGGTGGCACGCCGCTCGCGTCCGGTGTGCGTCGGGCTGCGCAGGTACTGGAGCGCAGCGCCCGGCGCAAGCCCGCGCAGCAGCGCTGGCTGTGGATCCTGACCGACGGCCGCAGTGGCGATCAGCCGGCGCGGCCGAGTCACGCGGATGAGGTGGTATTCGTCGATTTCGAGTGGGGAGCGATACGGCTCGGCCGCTGCCACGCGCTGGCCGATGCATGGGGCGCGGCGCTGTTTACGCCGGATGAACTGATCGCCTGA
- a CDS encoding ATP-binding protein, whose amino-acid sequence MNAATQRPVFPFAALIGQTPLQQALLLAAIDPGLGGVLVSGPRGTAKSTAARALAELLPEGQLVNLPLGASEDRLIGTLDIETVLRDGSVRFSPGLLAKAHRGVLYVDEVNLLPDALVDALLDAAASGVNTVERDGVSHSHDASFALIGTMNPEEGELRPQLIDRFGIMVELQNCFEPQVRQQIVKARLAFDLDPQGFRAGYMHQQGTYVQRIRAAREALPQLGFDDAVHAHVSALCIDAAVDGLRADLVMLRAARALAALEQAAAVTTEHVRRVAEAVLAHRRHDRETRAGGDARESEAPRQTADDVDAASLQPLPDAAATDSDWGYLPPQPTGVTQVKGVIPLNAKKR is encoded by the coding sequence ATGAACGCTGCGACCCAACGGCCCGTTTTTCCCTTTGCTGCGCTGATCGGCCAGACGCCGTTGCAGCAGGCGTTATTGCTGGCCGCGATCGATCCGGGTCTGGGCGGCGTGCTGGTGAGCGGGCCGCGCGGCACGGCGAAATCGACCGCGGCGCGCGCGCTCGCCGAGTTGCTGCCGGAAGGGCAACTGGTGAATTTGCCGCTCGGCGCGAGTGAAGACCGTTTGATCGGCACGCTCGATATCGAAACCGTGTTGCGCGACGGCTCCGTGCGCTTTTCGCCTGGCTTGCTTGCGAAAGCGCATCGCGGTGTGCTGTATGTCGATGAAGTGAATCTGCTGCCCGACGCGCTCGTCGATGCGTTGCTCGATGCCGCCGCCAGTGGCGTGAATACCGTCGAACGCGATGGTGTCTCGCATAGTCACGATGCGAGCTTTGCGCTGATCGGCACGATGAATCCAGAAGAAGGAGAGCTGCGGCCGCAACTGATCGATCGATTTGGAATAATGGTCGAGTTGCAGAACTGTTTTGAGCCGCAGGTGCGTCAGCAGATCGTCAAGGCACGTCTGGCGTTCGATCTCGATCCGCAGGGTTTTCGTGCTGGCTATATGCACCAACAGGGAACATATGTTCAGCGGATTCGTGCGGCGCGTGAAGCACTGCCGCAACTCGGCTTCGACGACGCCGTGCATGCGCATGTCAGCGCGCTGTGCATCGACGCGGCGGTCGATGGCTTGCGTGCCGATCTTGTGATGTTGCGCGCAGCGCGGGCATTGGCGGCACTGGAGCAGGCGGCTGCGGTTACTACAGAGCATGTCAGGCGGGTTGCTGAGGCGGTGCTGGCGCATCGGCGTCACGATCGCGAAACGCGTGCGGGGGGTGACGCTCGCGAGAGCGAAGCGCCGCGGCAGACTGCCGACGATGTGGACGCCGCATCTTTGCAACCTTTGCCAGACGCCGCTGCTACCGATAGCGATTGGGGTTACTTGCCACCGCAGCCCACGGGCGTCACGCAGGTCAAAGGCGTCATTCCGCTCAACGCAAAAAAACGCTGA
- a CDS encoding cobalamin biosynthesis protein yields the protein MKTLAVGIGCRLHSSAEQIETAVRAALGSHAFDEIGAIASIETKAHEAGLLEFCARHALPLKLFSRAQIAAISVDDPSAAAREHLGIDGVCEPCALLAAAAERSDPTSARLGAHAPVALVASAQGSIAPNAADARLLVRKTIHDGITVAIASTTAQPVRAQTNHAPQEQDPS from the coding sequence ATGAAAACACTCGCCGTCGGCATCGGTTGTCGCTTGCATAGCTCGGCCGAGCAGATAGAAACCGCTGTGCGTGCCGCGCTCGGCTCACACGCATTTGATGAAATCGGCGCGATTGCCTCGATCGAAACCAAAGCGCACGAAGCCGGCCTGCTCGAATTCTGCGCACGTCACGCGCTACCGCTTAAGCTGTTCAGCCGCGCGCAGATTGCGGCGATTTCCGTGGACGATCCGTCGGCAGCCGCACGCGAGCATCTCGGCATCGACGGTGTCTGCGAGCCTTGCGCGTTGCTCGCCGCGGCGGCCGAAAGATCTGATCCGACCAGCGCGCGTCTTGGGGCGCATGCACCGGTTGCATTAGTCGCCTCAGCTCAAGGATCGATTGCGCCCAACGCCGCCGACGCGCGGCTGCTCGTACGCAAAACGATCCACGACGGCATCACGGTAGCGATAGCCTCGACCACCGCCCAGCCCGTCCGCGCACAGACAAACCACGCCCCTCAAGAACAGGACCCTTCATGA